A window of the Carassius gibelio isolate Cgi1373 ecotype wild population from Czech Republic chromosome B16, carGib1.2-hapl.c, whole genome shotgun sequence genome harbors these coding sequences:
- the LOC127975293 gene encoding uncharacterized protein LOC127975293 has translation MSRRVEVILNSSAPQDPAEPPLHITESKPGEHPGVKGFLMIKPAILGWLEILTGAGVFGLVYWNYTLWLLIPASFVILIGVITATAACSHNPCLVVTSQVLNLLNICNVLTAVVVFFVQVLFVFLGDMVGAALRTHFVSGRSESPSSQTANIAFIACNVLALIFSLLIIVTSCCWCRSRKRLMVIHMNPAPSADLSDELEYPCLELSPPAYSPVPSSEPPAYEEERRSTLSGVSTQKWAMRKWKEELRRSRRTIQV, from the exons atgtcCAGAAGAGTGGAGGTGATCCTCAACTCCTCAGCTCCGCAGGATCCGGCCGAGCCTCCTCTTCACATCACCGAGTCCAAGCCCGGAGAGCATCCAGGAGTGAAGGGCTTCCTGATGATCAAGCCGGCGATCCTGGGG tggCTGGAGATCCTGACCGGTGCCGGGGTGTTTGGACTCGTCTACTGGAACTACACTCTCTGGCTCTTAATACCGGCTTCTTTT GTGATTTTAATCGGCGTGATAACGGCGACAGCTGCGTGCTCACACAACCCGTGTCTG gtGGTCACTTCTCAAGTGCTGAATCTGCTCAACATCTGCAACGTGCTGACGGCCGTCGTCGTGTTCTTCGTCCAGGTCTTATTCGTGTTTCTCGGAGAT ATGGTTGGAGCTGCGCTGCGAACACATTTCGTGAGCGGCCGCTCCGAGAGTCCCTCGTCTCAGACCGCAAACATCGCCTTCATCGCTTGTAATGTTCTGGCGCTCATCTTCTCTCTTCTCATCATCGTGACGTCGTGCTGCTGGTGTAGATCG AGGAAGCGTCTGATGGTGATCCACATGAACCCAGCTCCATCTGCAGATCTCAGTGATGAGCTGGAGTATCCGTGTCTAGAACTCTCACCGCCAGCCTATAGTCCGGTTCCTTCTTCAGAACCGCCGGCCTACGAG GAGGAACGACGCTCCACTCTTTCTGGAGTTTCTACTCAGAAGTGGGCCATGAGGAAATGGAAAGAAGAACTGAGGCGCAGCAGAAGAACCATCCAAGTCTGA